The following nucleotide sequence is from Thermostaphylospora chromogena.
GTCACGAAGCCCACGATGTCGTCGCCGGGCACCGGGGTGCAGCAGCGCGACAGCCGTACCCACACGTCGGGATCGCCGGCCACGATCACACCCGCGTTCGAGCCGCCGCGCCGCCGGCCGCGCAGCCGGGTGGGCACCGCGGTCTCGGCGATGTCCTCCTCGGCGCCCTCCACGCCCCCCAGCGACTGGACCAGCTTGGTGACGATCGTCTGCGCCGCGATGTGGCCCTCGCCGACCGCCGCGTACAGCGCGGACACGTCGGCGTAGCGCAGGTCGCGGGCGAGGGCGAGCAGCGCCTCTCCGGACATCATCCGCTGCAAGGGAAGCCCTTGCTTGCGCATGGCGCGGCCGATCGCCTCCTTGCCCGCCTCGATCGCGGTCTCCCGGCGCTCCTTGGAGAACCACTGCCGGATCTTGTTGCGTGCGCGGCCGCTCTTGACGAACTTCAGCCAGTCGCGGGACGGCCCGGCGTCGGGCGACTTGGAGGTGAAGATCTCGACGGTGTCGCCGTTGTTCAGCCGTGACTCCAGGGGCACCAGCCGCCCGTTCACCCGGGCGCCGATGCACCTGTGCCCGACCTCGGTGTGCACGGCGTAGGCGAAGTCGACCGGCGTCGCCCCCTCCGGAAGGGCGATGACCTGCCCGCGGGGGGTGAACACGTACACCTCCGACACCGACAGGTCGAAGCGGAGGTTCTCCAGGAACTCCCCGGGGTCGGAGGTCTCCTTCTGCCAGTCCAGCAGCTGGCGCAGCCAGGCCATGTCGCCGGCCTTGACCCGCCCGGTGCCGCCCGAGCTGACCTCCTCCTTGTACTTCCAGTGCGCGGCCACGCCGTACTCGGCCCGGTGGTGCATGGCGTGGGTGCGGATCTGCAGCTCCACGGGCTTGCCCTCGGGGCCGATGACCGTCGTGTGCAGCGACTGGTACATGTTGAACTTGGGCATCGCGATGTAGTCCTTGAACCGCCCGGGTACCGGGTTCCACCGGGCGTGGATCGTCCCGAGCGCCGCATAGCAGTCGCGCACGGTGTCGACCAGGACGCGGATGCCCACCAGGTCGTAGATGTCGTCGAAGGCGACGCCCCTGGCGATCATCTTCTGATAGATCGAGTAGTAGTGCTTGGGGCGGCCTTTGACGGTCGCGCGGATCTTCGCCTCGCGCAGGTCTGCGGAGACCTTCTCGATCACCTCTTGCAGGAACAGGTCGCGCCGCGGCGCCCGCTGGGAGACCATCCGCGCGATCTCGTCGTAGCGCTTGGGGTAGAGCAGCGCGAAGGCGAGGTCCTCCAGCTCCCACTTGATGGTGTTCATGCCCAGGCGGTGGGCGAGCGGGGCGAAGATCTCCAGGGTTTCGCGTGCCTTCTGCTCCCGCTTGTGCGGCGGCAGGTAGCGCATGGTGCGCATGTTGTGCAGCCGGTCGGCGAGCTTGATGATCAGCACCCGGATGTCCCGGGACATCGCCACGACCATCTTGCGCACGGTCTCGGCCTGGGCGGCGTCGCCGAACTTCACCTTGTCCAGCTTCGTGACGCCGTCCACCAGCAGCGCGATGTTCTCCCCGAAGTCGGCGCGCAGCTCCTCCAGGCTGTAGGCGGTGTCCTCGACGGTGTCGTGCAGCAGCGCCGCGCACAGGGTCTCGTCGTCGGTGCCCAGCTCGGCCAGGATGGTCGCCACGGCCAGCGGGTGTGTGATGTACGGGTCGCCGCTCTTGCGCTTCTGACCGCGGTGGTAGTAGGCGGCCACCTCGTAGGCGCGTTCGATGAGCCGCAGGTCGGCCTTGGGGTGCGTCGCCTTGACCGTACGGAACAGGGGTTCGAGCACGGGGTTCATGCCCCCGCCTCCGAAGCGGGCGAGTCTGCGCCGCGGCGCCGCCGGCTTGTCGTCACCGGACGCGGGCGCGCTCGGACCCGGCCCTACGGAGGAGGCGGCTTGGTCAGGCCGGTCGCCGCCCCCGGTCACCTCTGACATGACCACTTCACGGGGCACTCAGACTCCTCACGTTTCCGAGTCCAGATCCCTCAGTTTATCCGTCCGGATTTGTCCAGGTGCACCCCGGGCGATCAGACGACCACGAGAGAGCGCAGGTCAACGCCTTCCAACCGCTCCCGCCCGTTGAGGAAGGACAGTTCCATCAACACCGCCGCACCGACCACCGAAGCGCCTGCCCGGCGCACCAGCTCCACCGTCGCCTGCACCGTGCCCCCGGTGGCCAGCACGTCGTCGACGATGAAAACCCGGTCACCGGCGGCGAACGCATCGCGATGGACTTCGATGACGGCGGATCCGTACTCCAGATCGTAAGCCGCTTCCAGTGTTTCGGCGGGCAGTTTCCCCTTTTTCCGTACCGGCACGAAACCGGCCCTCTCCCGGTAGGCCACCGGCGCCGCCAGGATGAACCCGCGCGCCTCGATGCCCACCACCTTGTCGCACCCCCCGCACAGGCCCGCCAGCTCCTCCACGACGGCGGAGAACGCGACGGGGTCGGCCAGCAGCGGGGAGATGTCCTTGAAGACCACGCCGGGCCGGGGGTAGTCGGGGATGTCTCGGACGCGGTCCAGGATCAGCTTTTTCAGATCGGTCATGCTCTCCTGCCTCAGGGCGGGGGTCTCCCCCAGTATGGCGCGCCGGACGGGGCGGACGAGCCCGCGGGGAGAGCCCTCGACACCCCGCTATCTCCTCCCGCGTCCGCCTCCGTTCCCGAAGGGCCCCGACCCGCCCCGCACGGTGCCCGCGGGCGTCCCCGCCCCGCCGCCTCCCCTCCGGCCGCCCTGGGCCCGCCTGGCGTTCCTGCGGGCCGCCCGCCGGGCGATCTCCCGGTATCCGGGCTCCCGCTCCTTCAAGGTCGCCAGTATCGGCGTGGCCACGCACAGCGAGGAGTAGGTGCCGACGATCATGCCGACGAGCAGCGCCAGCGACAGGTCCTTCAGCGTCCCCGCGCCGAGCAGCGTGGTGCCGATGAGCAGGATCGCCGCCACCGGCAGGATCGCCACCAGCGAGGTGTTCAGCGAGCGGATCAGCGTGTGGTTCAGCGCGTCGTTGGCCGCCATGGAGTAGGTGATCTTCGAGGTCGGGCCGAGCCTGGCCGTGACCTCCTTGATCATGTCGAACACCACGACGACGTCGTACAGGGAGTACCCCAGGATGGTCAGGAACCCCAGAACGGTCGCCGGGGTCACCTCGAAGTTCGACCAGGCGTAGACACCCGCGGTGATCACCAGGTCGTGGACGAGCGCGACGACGGCGGCCAGCGCCATCTTCCACTCGAACGCCACGGTGAGGTAGAGGACGATCGCCAGCATGAAGACCCCCAGGCCGATCAGGGCCTTCCGGGAGACCTCACCGCCCCAGGTTCCGCCGATCACCCGGACGCTCACCTCGCTCTCGAACCGCTCGGCGAGGCTGTGCTGCATGCGGGTGATCTCGGCGGCGGGCAGGTTCTCGGTGGCGACCCGCCAGCCGGAGGTCGTGCTCTGCACGATCACCTGCCGGCCCCCGGCGTCCGTGACGGCGGCGCGGACCTCCTCGATGGAGGCCGAGGGGGCTCTGAAGGTGAACACCGAGCCGCCCCTGAACTCGATGCCGAGATTGATCTCCTGGGAGACGACGCCCGCGAGGGAGAGCACGAGCAGGAGCGCCGACAGGCGGTACCACAGCCTCCGCCTGCCGACGAAGTCGACCTCGACCTCGCCGCGGTACAGGCGGCTCCCGAACGAGCGGAGCCCGGCCATCAGGCGTCCTCCGGGACGGTCTCGGCCCGGGACGGCGTCCTGCGGCTCATGCGCTCACCGTCCAGCCCGGACAGTCTGTGCCCCTTGGCGAAGAACCTCGTCCGGGCCAGCAGCGCGACGAGCGGTCTGGTGAACAAGAACACCACCACGATGTCGATGAGCGTGGTCAGGCCCATCGCGAACGCGAACCCCGCGACGCCGCCCACCGCGATGTAGTACAGCACCGCCGCGGCGATGAACATGACCGCGTCGGCGATGAGGATCGTACGCCGGGCGCGCGCCCAGGCCACCTCGACGGCGCTGCGCAGCGGCCGTCTGCCCTCCCTCATCTCGTCGCGTATGCGTTCGAAGTAGATGATGAAGGAGTCCGCCGTGACGCCGATCGAGACGATCAGGCCGACGATGTGCGGCAGCGACAGGCGGAAACCTGCGTCATGCCCGAGCACCACCACCGACTGGTAGGTCACGACGGCGGCCACGCCCAGGCTCAGCACCGCCACGACGCCCAGGCCGCGGTAGTACAGCAACGAGTAGAGCACGACCAGCGCGAGCCCGATGCCCCCGGCGATGACGCCTCCGGTCAGCTGGTCCCGGCCGAGGGTGGAGGAGATCTCCTCTATCGAGCTTCTTTCGAACCGTAGCGGCAGCGCCCCGTACTTGAGCTGGTTGGCCAGCTCGTTCGCGCTCTCCTGGCTGAAGCCGCCGGAGATCCGCGCCCGGCCTCCGGTGATCGGCTCATGGATGATCGGGGCGGAGACCACCAGCCCGTCGAGTACCGCGGCGATCCGGTTGCGCGGGGGCGGGGAGTTGTAGGCGGCGGTGGTGATCTCACCCCACTTGCGGGGGCCGGTCCCCTTGAGCTCCAGCTGCACCAGCCACTCGCCGGTGGTGGGGTCGACGCCGACGTGGGCGTCGCCGATCTCGGTGCCGCCGACGACGGCCTTGTCGAGGATGTACCGGGTGGCGCCGTCTCGGCTGCAGGCGGCGATCTGCTCGCCGGGATCGCTCTGCGCGTCCTGTCCGCGGTCCTTGGCGGCGCAGTCGAGCTCGCGGAACCTCTCGATCACCGCCTCGTCGACGCCGCCGAGGTCCGTCCCCGCCGGCTGATCGGCCGCGGGCGATCCCCCCGTGGCCATCGCCAGCACCTGGCGGAACCGCAGTTCCGCGGTGGTGCCGACCAGTTCGACGACCTCCTCCTGGCCCGCTCCCGGCACCGAGACGACGATGGTGTCGCCGGACCTGGCGACCTCGGCGTCGGAGAGGCCGCCGCCGTTCACCCGGTCGCGGATGATGGCGACGGCGAGGTCGAGGCTCTCCCTGGTCGGAGCCTGGCCGGTGGCGGTGACCGGTGACAACGTCACGGTCGTGCCTCCGGCCAGGTCGAGACCGAACAACGGCAGGTAAGCCCGCTGCAGGGCCATCGTCCCGCCCATCGCGAGGACGAGCGTCAGGAGCAGCAGGAGCGCGCGCCCCGGTCTGCTCCCGTCACCGGCCGGTCGGGCCACTGGTCTTCCGGCTCTCCTCGGGCTGGTCTTCGGCCTGTCGGCCCTGCCGCGAACGGTCAGGACTTCGCGCCGCCGGTCTCCTTGCCGTCGCCGTCGGTGGAGTCGACGCGCTCGGAGCCCGTCTCCTCCGCACCGCCGTCTCCGCGCTCATCACTCTCGCCGCCTCCGGGCGCCGCGGCCGGGGTCACCACCCGGCCGATCGCCGCCTTCACCCAACGGCTCTCCACACCGGGGGCGATCTCCAGGATCACATCATCGCCGTCGATGGCCACGACGTTGGCGAACAGACCCGTGGTCGTCATCACCCGGGACCCGGGGGTCAACGAGTTCTGCATCCGGATCTGCTCCTGCTGCCGTTTGCGCTGCGGCCTGATGATCAGGAAGTAGAAGACGACGAACAGCAGAATCAGCGGCACGAGTGAGGTAAAAGCGTCACCACTGCCCACGATGGGCCACCTTCCATTAGGAATGAACCGGCCGGCAGCCGGGGAGTACTGTATGCCTACAACCGCGCCGCCAGCACGTCAGCCTACACAGCCGGTAAGGCCGGGAGTGTAGGCGAGCGCTGTAAAGCCCGGCAACGAGGCCACGATGTGTCACGCGGGAAAGTTCCCGCTTTGAGATGGTTGTCACCGATCTGTGATCGGCTTCCCCTCCGCCCGGGCCGTCACCGGCGATCCCCCGGCCGGGAACGACGCGGGCGCCGGGGAGGCGGACGGCCCGCATCGCCCGGCGGACCACGCCGGCCTCGCAGCTTACGCGACCACCCGTACCCGGCGGTGTCCCGCTCACGGCTCGTCGAACAGCGTCGGCGACGGGCTCGCCGCCCCCAGGGCGTCCGGGGGCGGGGTGAGCCCCATGTGGGCCCAGGCGGCGGCGGTGGCGACCCGGCCGCGCGGCGTCCGGACCAGCAGGCCCTGCCGGACGAGGAAGGGCTCGGCCACCACCTCGACCGTCTCGGGCTCCTCCCCCACCGCGACCGCCAGGGTGGACAGCCCGACCGGGCCGCCGCCGAACTTGACCAGCAGCGCCTCCAACACCGCGCGGTCGAGACGGTCCAGGCCCTCGGCGTCCACCTCGTACAGGTTCAGCGCGGCCGAGGCGATCTCCTTGGTTATCGTCCCCCCGGCGCGGACCTCGGCGAAGTCACGCACCCGGCGCAGCAGCCGGTTGGCGATGCGCGGGGTGCCACGCGAGCGCCGGGCGATCTCGTGGGCGGCGTCGTCCGGCAGCTTCACGCCGAGCAGCCTGGCCGAACGGTGAAGCACCTGCTCCAGCTCGGCGGGGTCGTAGAAGTCCATGTGGGCGACGAAACCGAACCGGTCGCGCAGCGGCGCGGGCAGCAGACCGGCCCTGGTGGTGGCGCCCACCAGGGTGAACGGCGCGACCTCGAGCGGGATCGCGGTGGCGCCGGGCCCCTTGCCGACCACGACGTCCACCCGGAAGTCCTCCATCGCGAGGTAGAGCATCTCCTCGGCCGGACGGGACATCCGGTGGATCTCGTCGATCAGCAGCACCTCGCCCTCGGTGAGGGTCGACAGGATCGCCGCGAGGTCTCCCGCGCGCTCCAGCGCGGGACCGGAGGTCAGGCGCAGCGGCACCCCCAGCTCGGTGGCGATGATCATGGCGAGGGTGGTCTTGCCCAGGCCGGGCGAGCCGCTCATCAGCACGTGGTCCGGCGGCCTGCCGCGGCGCAGCGCGCTCTCCAGCACCAGCGAGAGCTGTTCGCGCACCCTCGTCTGGCCGATGAACTCGCTCAGCCGCTTGGGGCGCAGCGCGGCCTCGATGGCCCGCTCGTCCCCCTCGGCGTCGGGGGACACCAGATCGCGTTCCCGGCTCACCGCTCCCACCCTCGGCTGACGTCGATCTCTTCCACCCTAGTCACTCCCCGGCGCGCAGCCGTCAGCGCACGCTCAACACGCGCAGAGCGGCCTTCAGCAGGGCGGCGACCTGCGGTTGGCGGCCCGCGGCCAGCTCGGCGTCGGCCTGCGGCGCGATCTCGGCGATCGCGCGGTCGGCGTCCCTCGCCGAGTAGCCGAGCCCGACCAGGCCGGTGTGGACCTGGTCGCGCCAGGCGGAGGCGGCGGGCGGGACGCCCGGGGCCGCCGCGCTCACCGGCTCGGCGGGGGCGGCGAGCTTGTCCTTCAGCTCCAGGATGACGCGCTGGGCCACCTTGGGGCCGATGCCCGGGACCATGGTCAACGCCTTGACGTCGCCGCCGGCCACCGCCAGGCGGAGCTGATCGGGGGCGTGCACCGACAGCATGGCCAGCGCGAGCTTCGGCCCCACCCCGGCGACCTTCTGCACCGCCTCGAACACCTCGCGCTCCTCGGCGTCGGCGAACCCGAACAGGGTCAGCGACTCCTCGCGCACCACGAGCGAGGTGGCCAGCCGGGCCTCCTCCCCCACGCGCAGCCGGGCCAGCGTCCCGGGCGTGCAGTGGACCAGCACGCCGACACCGCCGACCTCGATGACGGCGGTGCCCGGCCCGATCGCCGTGGTCGTGCCCGCGAGGGATGCGATCATGGGACGTCTCCTCCGGTGGTACGGCCGGCCCGCGCCCGGGCCACCGCGTCGGCCAGGCGGTTCTGCGCCCCGCCGCGCCAGACGTGGCAGATGGCCAGGGCCAGCGCGTCGGCGGCGTCGGCGGGCTTGGGCATCGCGTCCAGCCGCAGCAGCCGGGAGACCATCATGCCGACCTGCCGCTTGTCGGCGGTGCCGCTGCCGGTGATGGCGGCCTTGACCTCGCTGGGGGTGTGCAGCGCGACGGGCAGCCCACGGCGCGCGGCGCAGACGATCGCGATCGCCGCGGCCTGCGCGGTGCCCATCACGGTGCGCACGTTGTGCTGGGCGAACACCCGCTCGACCGCCACGGCGTCGGGTTTCACCTCGTCGAGCCAGCGCTCGACACCGGCCTCGACGGCGAGCAGACGGGCGCCGATGTCATGGTCTGCGGGGGTGCGCACCACTCCGACGCCGACGAGCGACAGCGGCGCGCCCGGCCGGCCCTCGACCGCACCGATCCCGCACCGGGTCAGCCCGGGATCGACCCCCATCACCCGCACCTCGGGCACCCGCACCGGACCGCCTCCCCACCACAACAATCCACGCCGAACACGTGTTCGGGGTGACTCTACCGTGATCAGCGCTCGCGCGCAGCCTGGACGGCCCGACGCGTCCCGCCCGCCGGACCGGCCCCCGGCTCGGGCGGGCGTCTCAGCTGATCTTGGCGAGGATCTCGTCGGAGACGTCGAAGTTGGCGTAGACGTTCTGCACGTCGTCGCTGTCCTCCAGCGCCTCCAGCAGGCGGAAGACCTTCCTGGCCCCCTCCTCGTCGAGGGGGACGCTCACGGACGGCAGGAAGGACGCCTCGGCCGACTCGTAGTCGATCCCGGCGTCCTGCAGCGCCGTGCGCACCGCGACGAGGTCTCCGGCCTCGCAGACGATCTCGAAGTTCTCCCCGAGGTCGTTGACCTCCTCGGCGTTGGCGTCGAGCACGGCCGCGAGCACGTCGTCCTCGGTCAGGCCGTCCGTCTTGGGGACGATCACGACGCCCTTGCGGTTGAACATGTAGGACACCGACCCCGGATCGGCCATCGAGCCGCCGTTGCGGGTCATGGCGACGCGGACCTCCGACGCCGCGCGGTTGCGGTTGTCGGTGAGGCACTCGATCAGGACGGCGACACCGCCGGGCGCGTACCCCTCGTACATGATGGTCTGATAGTCGGAGCCGCCGGCCTCCAGCCCACCGCCACGCTTGCGGGCGCGCTCGATGTTGTCCAGGGGAACGGAGTTCTTGCGCGCCTTCTGGATGGCGTCGTAGAGCGTGGGGTTGCCGTCGGGGTCGGGGCCACCGGCCCTCGCCGCCACCTCGATGTTCTTGATGAGCTTGGCGAACAGCTTGCCGCGCTTCGCGTCCAGCGCGGCCTTCTTGTGCTTGGTCGTCGCCCATTTAGAGTGGCCGGCCATCGCCTAGCGCTCCCTACCGTGTTGTACGAACCATGTCGACAAAGTAACTGTGCACACGCTCGTCGCCCGTCAGCTCCGGATGGAAGGACGTCGCGAGCAGCGGGCCCTGGCGGACCGCGACGATCCTATCCCCAGGCTCACACACGGCTAGCACTTCGACACCGTCTCCCACGGACTCCACCCACGGCGCGCGGATGAAGACGGCATGGAACGGCGCGCCCGCGAAGTCGACGACGGACTCGAAGGAGTCGACCTGCCTGCCGAAGGCGTTGCGGCGGACCACCATGTCGATCCCGCCGATGGTCTGCTGATCGGCGGTCCCGCCCACGATGCGGTCGGCCAGCATGATCATCCCTGCGCACGAGCCGTACGCGGGCATGCCTTCCTTGATCCGCACCCGCAAGGGCTCGAGCAGCTCGAACGCCTCGGCCAGCTTCCACATGGTGGTCGACTCTCCGCCCGGGATGACCAGCGCGTCGACCTCCTCCAGCTCGCCGGGACGCCGCACGGCGCGGGCGCGCGCCCCCACGGCGGCCAGCGAGCGCAGATGTTCGCGCACGTCTCCTTGCAGGGCGAGCACCCCGATGGTGGGCATAGTCGTCACGCGCACGTTCCTTCGCGTCGGTTACCGATCCTCGGCGATAAACGCCTGCATCACCGACAATCTTCCCGTACGTCACGCGTGTGGGTGGAGTCGCCCCGGTTACGGACGGCCGGTCTCCTGCTCTATCGTCTGCGTGCCGAGATCCACGGCCATCCGCGGCGTGGCGGCCGGCTCGACCGGGCGCAGGTAGGTCTGCTGCACGCCGGGAACGCGGTCTTCGATGACGAACGTGGCTCTGACGTACGCCTCCTCGCCGGGCCTGGTGACGGCGGGCACCACCTTGAAGTCGGCGGTGATCGCGTCCTTGCCGATCGTGGCGAGCACGTATCCCCGCTGGTTGTTGTAGAACCTCAGGTGGGGGTTGATCTCCAGCCAGGGGTGCGTGGCGGGGTCGGCGTCCGCGCCGTCGCCGCCGCTGGTGACGGAGGAGGTGACCAGCTCCGAGCCCACGGTGGGCGAGGTGGGGTCGTCGTAGTCGAGCTTCAGGTCGCCCGCCCAGTGGGCGTGCACGTCACCGGTGAGCACCACCGCGTTGCGCACCCCGGCGTCCACCCAGCCGCGGGTGATGCGCTCCCGGGAGGCGACGTATCCGTCCCACGCGTCCTGGCTGGTGACCTTCAGCGGGCCGGCGTCGCTGTCCCGCTGGGCGAAGAACACCTGCTGGCCGAGGATGTCCCAGCGTGCGCGGGAGCGGCGGAAGCCGTCGAGGAGCCACCGCTCCTGCTCCTCGCCGGTGATGGAGCGGGCCGGGTCGAACGCCTCGGGGCAGTCCTTGTAGCCGTCGCCGCAGCCCTGGTCGTCGCGGTACTGCCGGGTGTCGAGCATGTGGAAGGTGGCCAGCCTGCCCCAGCGGATGCGACGGTAGAGCCGCATGTCGGCACCGCGCGGCACGGAGGTGCGGCGCAGCGGCATGTTCTCGTAGTAGGCGCGGAAGGCGGCCTCGCGCCTGTCCCTGAAGTACGGCTGCTGCTCCGGCAGCTTGGGGGTGTCGCCGGCCCAGTTGTCGGCCAGCTCGTGGTCGTCCCACACGACGACCCAGGGCGCGGCGGCGTGGGCGGCCTGCAGGTCGGGGTCGGTCTTGTACTGCGCGTGGCGGCGGCGGTAGTCGGCCAGCGTCTCGGTCTCCGGGCCCTCGTGGTGGCGGACGGCCCCACCGAGGACGGCGTGGGCGTCTTGGGAGTATTCGTACAGGTAGTCACCCAGGTGCAGCACCAGGTCGGGGCGGTCCTCGGCGAGCCGCCGGTAGGCGGTGAAGTAGCCGTGCTCGTACCGGGCGCAGGAGGCGAAGGCCGCAAGCAGGCTCGCCGCGGTGCCCCGGGGGGCGGTGCGGGCGCGGCCGGCCGGGGAGAGGTGGCGGCCGGCTTTGAAGCGGTACCAGTATTCGCGGTCCGGGCGCAGGCCTTCCACCTCGACGTGGACGCTGTGCGCCCACTCGGGCCGTGCTACGGCGACGCCCCGCCGGACGACCTTGCGGAACCGCTCGTCGGAGGCGACCTCCCAGTGCACCGGGACGTCCTCGGCGGGCATGCCGCCCAGGCCGTCCTCGGCCAGCGGCTGCGGCGCGAGCCGGGTCCAGATGACGAAACCGTCGTGCGCCGGGTCGCCGCAGGCGACGCCGAGCGTGAACGGGTCGACGGGGAGGGGTCGCCGCGCGGCCGGGGGACCGCCCGCTGCGGGACGCGGCTTCGCGTGAGCGAGCCGGGCAATGCCGGCGGTGGCGCCCAGGACGGTTCCGCACACGATGAACGAGCGCCGGGTGAGCGCGGGCATCGACGACCTCCGGGATCAAGCATCGGGATTCCGAAGCTTGACGGAGATCGCGGTGCGCGCCGTGGAGCGACGGCGACCTCTTGGCAGGTTTTCCGGAACGTTTACCGCTCGACGAGATTGCGACCGGAAAGACGGCGGCTCCGCGTGGGAGCCGCCGGGCCGGACGCCGCGCCCGTGCCCGCCGCGCCGGACGAGGACGCGGCGGGCCGCGCCGTGAAGGCCGCCTGCCGGCCTCCGGTCACCAGCCGCGCTCGGCGAGGCGGTGCGGCGCGGGGATGTCGTCGACGTTGATGCCGACCATCGCCTCGCCCAGGCCGCGGGAGACCTTGGCGATCACGTCGGGGTCGTCGTAGAAGGTGGTGGCCTTGACGATCGCGGCGGCGCGCTTGGCGGGGTCGCCGGACTTGAAGATGCCCGAGCCGACGAAGACGCCCTCGGCGCCGAGCTGCATCATCATCGCCGCGTCCGCCGGGGTGGCGATGCCGCCGGCGGTGAACAGCACGACGGGCAGCTTGCCGGTCTTGGCCACCTCGACCACCAGCTCGTACGGCGCCTGCAGCTCCTTGGCCGCGACGTACAGCTCGTCCTCGGGCAGCGAGGTGAGCCGCTTGATCTCGGCGCGGATCTGACGCATGTGAGTGGTGGCGTTGGAGACGTCGCCGGTGCCGGCCTCGCCCTTGGAGCGGATCATCGCCGCGCCCTCGGCGATGCGGCGCAGCGCCTCACCGAGGTTGGTCGCGCCGCACACGAACGGCACGGTGAACTTCCACTTGTCGATGTGGTTGGTGTAGTCGGCCGGGGTGAGCACCTCGGACTCGTCGATGTAGTCGACGCCGATCGCCTGCAGCACCTGGGCTTCGACGAAGTGGCCGATGCGGGCCTTGGCCATCACGGGGATCGACACCGCGGAGATGATCTTCTCGATCATTTCGGGGTCGCTCATCCGGGCCACGCCGCCCTGGGCGCGGATGTCGGCGGGGACACGCTCCAAGGCCATGACCGCGACCGCGCCGGCGTCCTCGGCGATCTTGGCCTGCTCGGGGTTGACGACGTCCATGATGACGCCGCCCTTGAGCATCTCGGCCATGCCGCGCTTCACTCGCGCGGTTCCGGTGACGGCGCTGTTTTCGGCTTCAGGAGTGCTGGTGGACACGGAAGGCTACCTCACGAGGCGGGTGTGATTCATCCCTTACATGGTAGGACCTGCGCCATGCCGCATTAGCCATACCACTTTGTAGCTATCACGTCCTGTTTGCGGACATCGTGGACGGCCGCCCGAAGCCGGGACCCGGCGGCGTCAGGGCTGGACGGGCTTGGGCGCGGCGAGGACCACCCACACCTGCCCCGGAGCGAACGGCATCGGCTCGCCGGACTCGGTGGTGAAGGTGGTGCCGTCCTCCTCGGTGGGCCGCTCCCAGCGCCCCTTGTACGCCTTGCCGTCACGCAGTATGACCGCACGCCCCTTGCCGGTCGTCTGGACCAGCGGCGTGTAGCTGCCGTTGGAGTCGTGGAACTCCGAGCGGACGGTCTTGGCGTACTGCACCACGATCGT
It contains:
- a CDS encoding RelA/SpoT family protein; the protein is MNPVLEPLFRTVKATHPKADLRLIERAYEVAAYYHRGQKRKSGDPYITHPLAVATILAELGTDDETLCAALLHDTVEDTAYSLEELRADFGENIALLVDGVTKLDKVKFGDAAQAETVRKMVVAMSRDIRVLIIKLADRLHNMRTMRYLPPHKREQKARETLEIFAPLAHRLGMNTIKWELEDLAFALLYPKRYDEIARMVSQRAPRRDLFLQEVIEKVSADLREAKIRATVKGRPKHYYSIYQKMIARGVAFDDIYDLVGIRVLVDTVRDCYAALGTIHARWNPVPGRFKDYIAMPKFNMYQSLHTTVIGPEGKPVELQIRTHAMHHRAEYGVAAHWKYKEEVSSGGTGRVKAGDMAWLRQLLDWQKETSDPGEFLENLRFDLSVSEVYVFTPRGQVIALPEGATPVDFAYAVHTEVGHRCIGARVNGRLVPLESRLNNGDTVEIFTSKSPDAGPSRDWLKFVKSGRARNKIRQWFSKERRETAIEAGKEAIGRAMRKQGLPLQRMMSGEALLALARDLRYADVSALYAAVGEGHIAAQTIVTKLVQSLGGVEGAEEDIAETAVPTRLRGRRRGGSNAGVIVAGDPDVWVRLSRCCTPVPGDDIVGFVTRGHGVSVHRTNCLNAEQLKAQPDRLVEVSWSPGEDSVFLVAIQVEALDRPRLLSDVTRSLSDHHVNILSASVATSRDRVAVSRFTFEMGDPKHLGHVLKAVRNVQGVYDVYRVNS
- a CDS encoding adenine phosphoribosyltransferase, translated to MTDLKKLILDRVRDIPDYPRPGVVFKDISPLLADPVAFSAVVEELAGLCGGCDKVVGIEARGFILAAPVAYRERAGFVPVRKKGKLPAETLEAAYDLEYGSAVIEVHRDAFAAGDRVFIVDDVLATGGTVQATVELVRRAGASVVGAAVLMELSFLNGRERLEGVDLRSLVVV
- the secF gene encoding protein translocase subunit SecF, which translates into the protein MAGLRSFGSRLYRGEVEVDFVGRRRLWYRLSALLLVLSLAGVVSQEINLGIEFRGGSVFTFRAPSASIEEVRAAVTDAGGRQVIVQSTTSGWRVATENLPAAEITRMQHSLAERFESEVSVRVIGGTWGGEVSRKALIGLGVFMLAIVLYLTVAFEWKMALAAVVALVHDLVITAGVYAWSNFEVTPATVLGFLTILGYSLYDVVVVFDMIKEVTARLGPTSKITYSMAANDALNHTLIRSLNTSLVAILPVAAILLIGTTLLGAGTLKDLSLALLVGMIVGTYSSLCVATPILATLKEREPGYREIARRAARRNARRAQGGRRGGGGAGTPAGTVRGGSGPFGNGGGRGRR
- the secD gene encoding protein translocase subunit SecD; translation: MARPAGDGSRPGRALLLLLTLVLAMGGTMALQRAYLPLFGLDLAGGTTVTLSPVTATGQAPTRESLDLAVAIIRDRVNGGGLSDAEVARSGDTIVVSVPGAGQEEVVELVGTTAELRFRQVLAMATGGSPAADQPAGTDLGGVDEAVIERFRELDCAAKDRGQDAQSDPGEQIAACSRDGATRYILDKAVVGGTEIGDAHVGVDPTTGEWLVQLELKGTGPRKWGEITTAAYNSPPPRNRIAAVLDGLVVSAPIIHEPITGGRARISGGFSQESANELANQLKYGALPLRFERSSIEEISSTLGRDQLTGGVIAGGIGLALVVLYSLLYYRGLGVVAVLSLGVAAVVTYQSVVVLGHDAGFRLSLPHIVGLIVSIGVTADSFIIYFERIRDEMREGRRPLRSAVEVAWARARRTILIADAVMFIAAAVLYYIAVGGVAGFAFAMGLTTLIDIVVVFLFTRPLVALLARTRFFAKGHRLSGLDGERMSRRTPSRAETVPEDA
- the yajC gene encoding preprotein translocase subunit YajC, giving the protein MPLILLFVVFYFLIIRPQRKRQQEQIRMQNSLTPGSRVMTTTGLFANVVAIDGDDVILEIAPGVESRWVKAAIGRVVTPAAAPGGGESDERGDGGAEETGSERVDSTDGDGKETGGAKS
- the ruvB gene encoding Holliday junction branch migration DNA helicase RuvB, with amino-acid sequence MSRERDLVSPDAEGDERAIEAALRPKRLSEFIGQTRVREQLSLVLESALRRGRPPDHVLMSGSPGLGKTTLAMIIATELGVPLRLTSGPALERAGDLAAILSTLTEGEVLLIDEIHRMSRPAEEMLYLAMEDFRVDVVVGKGPGATAIPLEVAPFTLVGATTRAGLLPAPLRDRFGFVAHMDFYDPAELEQVLHRSARLLGVKLPDDAAHEIARRSRGTPRIANRLLRRVRDFAEVRAGGTITKEIASAALNLYEVDAEGLDRLDRAVLEALLVKFGGGPVGLSTLAVAVGEEPETVEVVAEPFLVRQGLLVRTPRGRVATAAAWAHMGLTPPPDALGAASPSPTLFDEP
- the ruvA gene encoding Holliday junction branch migration protein RuvA, with protein sequence MIASLAGTTTAIGPGTAVIEVGGVGVLVHCTPGTLARLRVGEEARLATSLVVREESLTLFGFADAEEREVFEAVQKVAGVGPKLALAMLSVHAPDQLRLAVAGGDVKALTMVPGIGPKVAQRVILELKDKLAAPAEPVSAAAPGVPPAASAWRDQVHTGLVGLGYSARDADRAIAEIAPQADAELAAGRQPQVAALLKAALRVLSVR